A genomic window from Sporanaerobacter acetigenes DSM 13106 includes:
- a CDS encoding helix-turn-helix domain-containing protein, with translation MVINYNKLWKLLIDKNMKKMDLKEAAHIGTTTLSRLSKNQPVSMDVLMRICKVLKCDIGDIVEFTEKE, from the coding sequence ATGGTAATTAATTATAATAAATTATGGAAGTTACTAATTGATAAAAACATGAAGAAGATGGATTTAAAGGAAGCAGCACATATAGGAACAACGACACTTTCGAGACTAAGTAAAAATCAACCTGTTAGTATGGATGTATTAATGCGCATTTGCAAAGTTCTTAAATGTGATATTGGTGACATTGTAGAATTTACAGAAAAGGAATAA
- a CDS encoding DNA cytosine methyltransferase — protein sequence MIKGISLFANVGIAETYLRDVGVDIVIANEMLEERAKFYKHLYPSCKMITGDITNKIIFEQIIKESEEQNVEFILATPPCQGMSLAGSKDPDDERNYLIIWVVKAIKRLKPKYALIENVTQQLKTQIRVKGKSIGIPDYIKAELGVDYNINKDQILNTKYYGVPQQRKRAIILLARKDTNKLWEFPPKEKKIVTLEEAIGDLPSLDPEVREKEYRNFFPAFEKKKRKGLAVSKWHFPPKHVWRNVEVMMHTPTGCSARKNPVYFPKKPDGTMVGGAPRTYMRMDWEKPAPTVTRYNSTISSFQNVHPGRKIEGTNLYSDARVLTILELLRITTLPDDWNIPEWASIPLIRDVIGEGIPPLAVKKIVKQLDIK from the coding sequence ATGATAAAAGGGATTTCTTTATTTGCTAATGTAGGAATAGCAGAAACATATTTAAGGGATGTTGGAGTAGATATAGTTATAGCTAATGAAATGTTAGAGGAACGGGCAAAATTTTATAAGCACCTTTATCCATCATGTAAAATGATTACTGGTGATATAACGAATAAAATTATATTTGAACAAATAATTAAAGAATCAGAAGAACAAAATGTGGAGTTCATTTTGGCTACCCCACCATGTCAAGGAATGAGTTTAGCTGGTTCTAAGGATCCAGATGATGAGCGGAATTATTTAATTATTTGGGTAGTAAAGGCTATAAAAAGACTTAAGCCTAAGTATGCCTTAATTGAAAATGTTACACAGCAATTAAAAACTCAAATTAGAGTTAAAGGTAAGTCAATAGGGATACCAGATTATATAAAAGCTGAATTAGGGGTGGATTATAATATCAACAAGGATCAAATATTGAATACAAAATATTATGGCGTACCCCAACAGAGAAAAAGAGCAATTATTTTGCTTGCACGTAAAGATACAAATAAGCTTTGGGAGTTTCCTCCTAAAGAAAAAAAGATAGTTACATTAGAAGAAGCTATTGGAGATTTGCCTTCATTAGATCCAGAAGTGCGAGAAAAAGAATATAGGAACTTTTTTCCTGCATTTGAGAAAAAGAAGAGAAAAGGGTTAGCAGTTTCAAAGTGGCATTTTCCACCAAAACATGTTTGGAGAAATGTAGAAGTTATGATGCATACGCCTACTGGTTGTAGTGCTAGGAAAAATCCTGTATATTTTCCCAAAAAACCAGATGGTACCATGGTTGGAGGCGCTCCTCGGACATACATGAGAATGGATTGGGAAAAACCAGCTCCAACTGTAACTAGATATAATAGTACAATTTCATCATTTCAGAATGTTCATCCAGGACGAAAAATAGAAGGAACTAATTTATATTCAGATGCAAGAGTTTTAACTATTTTAGAATTATTAAGAATAACAACTCTACCAGATGATTGGAATATTCCAGAATGGGCAAGCATTCCGTTAATAAGAGATGTAATTGGAGAAGGGATTCCACCATTAGCAGTAAAAAAGATTGTAAAACAATTGGACATAAAATAG
- a CDS encoding DNA cytosine methyltransferase, translating into MKALSLFANVGIAETYLEEIGIDVVIANELITERANFYRHLYPNCNMIDGDITDESIFNQIIENSQKEKIDLIIATPPCQGMSIAGDMNPYDERNSLVKYAIDAVDILKPKFVFIENVVQQLTTPIEYNGVEIMIPDYIKTRLGKQYYINQEKIINTMDYGIPQMRKRSIILLSRKDTGIKWEFPKKENKVILLEEALKGIPDLWPIIREKEYRNVLPSNTEEALSFHKWHKPPHHVWRNVECMLYTPTGNTAFDNIKHYPKRKDGERISGYNTTYHRMYWNKPAPTVTRYNGIIGSQNNVHPGRPWKKDKNGDMMYTNPRVLTIYELMIVSTLPFDWNIPEWASNNLIRHVIGEGIPPLLVKKIIEPILNIKGV; encoded by the coding sequence ATGAAAGCATTATCATTATTTGCTAATGTAGGAATTGCTGAAACATATTTAGAAGAGATAGGAATAGATGTAGTTATTGCAAACGAATTGATAACGGAGAGAGCAAACTTTTATAGGCATCTTTATCCTAATTGTAATATGATAGATGGGGATATAACAGACGAAAGTATATTTAATCAAATTATTGAAAACTCTCAAAAAGAGAAAATTGATTTGATAATTGCAACACCCCCATGTCAGGGTATGAGTATTGCTGGTGATATGAATCCATATGATGAAAGAAATAGCCTGGTTAAATATGCAATAGATGCTGTTGATATACTAAAACCAAAATTTGTATTTATTGAAAATGTAGTTCAACAATTAACAACACCAATTGAATACAATGGTGTAGAAATTATGATACCAGACTATATTAAAACTCGTTTAGGTAAACAATATTATATTAATCAAGAAAAAATTATAAATACGATGGACTATGGAATTCCTCAAATGAGAAAGAGATCAATAATATTACTTTCGCGAAAAGATACAGGTATTAAGTGGGAATTTCCAAAAAAAGAAAACAAGGTAATTCTATTAGAAGAGGCTTTAAAAGGTATACCAGACTTATGGCCAATTATTAGAGAAAAAGAATATAGAAATGTATTACCATCAAACACAGAAGAAGCATTAAGTTTCCATAAGTGGCATAAGCCTCCACATCATGTTTGGAGAAATGTGGAATGCATGTTATATACCCCCACAGGCAATACGGCATTTGACAATATAAAACATTATCCAAAACGAAAAGATGGAGAAAGAATAAGTGGATATAATACAACATATCACAGAATGTATTGGAACAAACCAGCACCAACAGTGACAAGATATAATGGAATAATAGGATCTCAAAATAATGTACATCCAGGTAGACCATGGAAAAAAGATAAAAATGGTGATATGATGTACACTAATCCTAGAGTACTAACAATCTATGAATTAATGATTGTTTCTACTTTACCTTTTGATTGGAATATCCCAGAATGGGCTTCCAATAATTTAATTAGGCATGTAATAGGTGAGGGAATACCACCTTTACTAGTAAAAAAAATAATTGAACCAATATTAAATATTAAAGGAGTATAA
- a CDS encoding AAA family ATPase, with amino-acid sequence MSNELQRIHDKINYETNVVDPKTIAILLKAVEMNQPLSYERGRDEIFPNARSEAGMQWDPTKPDTHASGTLEQYCLVNATEDRTINISDLGYRFLSCFDDAYNIKVQENYYKTVLLEMIFSWVVLEHGRNIHPGRMLFKLMLDPDLNGYHTSNEFALWTSDECAMTDSDYDNIKQLILNYRKNAVEVKQKKAEVFLRPFANSWGLFDRTINNGVYTFRIREDVLPLVKQFFICVNIEDYPETNDSENVDKMKRLTGGTNTLLYGVPGSGKSHTIETDYCKDFSQMERVVFHPDYMNTDFVGQILPTVKGEGDEKEITYDFTPGPFTRVLKKAIKNPNKYFYLVIEEINRGNAPAIFGEIFQLLDREFDGTSSYKITNYNIASEVFGKKETPIYIPSNLNILATMNTADQNVFTLDTAFQRRWNMKMIENDVTKAKHAKINILDTSITWEKFNTVVNEQIVTSGATTLSSEDKRLGAYFVTEDVLKYYSMDKDKDKNEITERYGIESDDTEKLEKVIKDLNSRFGDKVIKYLWDDAFKFSRDDLFESNYKNLEKVLDDFNRFDGDIRFNVFNQDIKDNLFSKDKIEETRNE; translated from the coding sequence ATGTCAAATGAACTACAAAGAATACATGATAAAATAAATTATGAAACCAATGTAGTGGACCCCAAGACAATTGCAATATTATTAAAGGCTGTGGAAATGAATCAGCCTCTTTCATATGAAAGGGGAAGAGATGAAATTTTTCCTAATGCTAGGTCTGAGGCAGGAATGCAATGGGATCCAACAAAACCTGATACGCATGCCTCAGGAACATTGGAACAATATTGTCTTGTTAATGCTACAGAAGATAGAACTATAAATATCTCAGATTTAGGCTATCGTTTTTTATCGTGTTTTGATGATGCCTATAATATAAAGGTTCAAGAAAATTACTACAAGACAGTTTTGCTAGAAATGATATTTAGTTGGGTAGTATTAGAACATGGACGAAACATTCATCCTGGTAGAATGCTATTTAAGTTAATGCTTGATCCAGATCTCAATGGATATCATACAAGTAATGAATTTGCATTATGGACAAGTGATGAATGTGCAATGACTGACTCAGATTATGATAATATTAAGCAACTAATATTAAATTATAGAAAAAATGCAGTAGAAGTAAAGCAAAAAAAGGCAGAAGTATTTTTACGACCATTTGCTAACTCATGGGGATTATTTGATAGAACTATAAATAATGGAGTTTATACATTTAGAATTAGAGAAGATGTACTTCCTCTAGTGAAACAATTTTTCATTTGTGTAAATATAGAAGATTACCCAGAAACTAACGATAGCGAGAATGTTGATAAAATGAAAAGATTAACAGGTGGTACAAATACCCTTCTTTATGGCGTGCCTGGTTCAGGAAAGAGTCATACGATAGAAACTGATTATTGTAAAGACTTTAGTCAAATGGAACGTGTTGTCTTTCACCCTGATTATATGAATACAGATTTTGTAGGACAAATTCTGCCGACAGTTAAAGGTGAAGGCGATGAGAAAGAAATAACTTATGATTTTACACCAGGACCGTTTACTAGAGTATTAAAGAAGGCAATAAAAAATCCTAATAAATATTTCTATTTAGTTATTGAGGAAATTAATAGAGGAAATGCACCCGCAATTTTTGGAGAGATCTTTCAATTGTTGGATAGAGAATTTGATGGGACAAGTTCTTATAAGATAACTAATTATAATATAGCAAGTGAAGTTTTTGGGAAAAAAGAAACACCAATTTATATCCCATCAAACTTAAATATTTTAGCAACGATGAATACTGCAGATCAAAACGTATTTACTTTAGATACTGCATTTCAAAGAAGATGGAATATGAAAATGATAGAAAACGATGTAACAAAAGCAAAGCATGCCAAGATAAATATTTTGGATACATCTATAACTTGGGAAAAATTCAATACCGTTGTTAATGAACAAATAGTTACTAGTGGAGCAACCACATTATCATCAGAAGATAAGCGTTTAGGGGCATATTTTGTAACAGAAGATGTTCTTAAATATTATTCTATGGATAAAGATAAAGATAAAAATGAAATAACGGAGAGATATGGTATTGAATCAGATGACACTGAAAAACTGGAGAAGGTAATTAAAGATTTAAACTCTAGATTTGGAGATAAAGTTATTAAATATTTATGGGATGATGCGTTCAAATTTAGTAGGGATGATTTATTTGAATCAAACTATAAGAACTTGGAAAAAGTATTAGACGACTTTAACAGGTTTGATGGTGATATAAGATTTAATGTATTCAATCAAGATATTAAAGATAATTTATTCTCAAAAGATAAAATAGAGGAAACTAGAAATGAGTAA
- a CDS encoding LlaJI family restriction endonuclease — MSNEFKEVTLSKPLSEYCRNATNREGDTFVGIKSEIIGDKHEVNVYFPIGYKISEKEEDVRDEILDLISVLQAYNDKQSRVSQITADQVLKTVRFPVQAYFRVIHYYLQNDYYKENEEVYVPGTSGPVNMRETINKIQPIVQKSGFVFPNLMVRKNSDTDKHLITEINKYCVYESFIKMGWIYHFKLPQPAEVKNPNLKVYKSVLQQKLENANNDTLKQLFQSMLAIIDFRNSADDPEEFYFGTNNFEYIWEKLIDETYGIKEKDYYFPRTTWRLDFGERHNPALEPDSIMVTNEHICVLDAKYYKYGHSGKPSDLPRSTSINKQITYAEYIAENSKFEKERGEGKDVLNAFLMPFSKANNIFGTSDNYFSIGEAVAGWKHSTRDYERVQGILVDVKTLIANSTRPNRQEIKNLSKAIEESLKKNKDMESER, encoded by the coding sequence ATGAGTAATGAGTTTAAAGAAGTTACTTTATCTAAGCCTTTGAGTGAATACTGTAGAAATGCTACCAATCGAGAAGGAGACACATTTGTTGGGATTAAGTCTGAAATCATAGGGGATAAACATGAGGTAAATGTGTATTTTCCAATTGGTTATAAAATATCTGAAAAAGAAGAGGATGTCAGGGATGAAATTTTAGACCTAATCAGTGTACTCCAAGCTTATAATGATAAACAATCAAGGGTGTCTCAAATTACGGCAGATCAAGTCCTGAAAACTGTAAGGTTTCCAGTTCAAGCATACTTTAGGGTTATCCACTATTATTTACAAAATGATTACTATAAAGAAAATGAAGAAGTATATGTACCTGGCACATCTGGACCAGTTAACATGAGAGAAACAATAAACAAGATTCAACCTATTGTTCAAAAGTCGGGTTTTGTATTTCCAAATTTAATGGTTCGAAAAAATAGTGATACAGACAAGCACCTAATAACTGAGATTAACAAGTATTGTGTTTATGAAAGTTTTATAAAAATGGGATGGATTTATCATTTTAAACTTCCACAACCAGCTGAAGTGAAGAACCCTAATTTAAAGGTATATAAGAGTGTATTGCAACAAAAGCTTGAGAACGCTAATAACGATACCCTTAAGCAACTATTCCAAAGCATGTTAGCAATAATAGACTTTAGAAATAGTGCAGATGATCCAGAAGAGTTTTACTTTGGAACGAATAACTTTGAGTATATATGGGAAAAATTAATTGATGAAACTTATGGTATTAAAGAAAAAGATTATTATTTTCCGAGAACAACCTGGAGATTAGACTTTGGTGAAAGGCATAATCCAGCCTTAGAACCAGATAGTATCATGGTTACTAATGAGCACATTTGTGTATTAGATGCGAAATATTATAAGTATGGACACTCTGGTAAACCTAGTGATTTGCCAAGGTCAACATCTATTAATAAGCAGATAACTTATGCTGAATATATAGCTGAAAACAGCAAGTTCGAAAAAGAGCGTGGAGAAGGTAAAGATGTATTAAATGCATTCCTTATGCCTTTTAGTAAAGCAAATAATATTTTTGGAACGAGCGATAATTATTTCTCTATAGGAGAGGCAGTGGCAGGATGGAAACATTCTACTAGGGATTACGAGCGTGTTCAAGGTATACTTGTAGATGTGAAAACATTAATAGCTAACTCTACTAGACCTAATAGACAAGAGATAAAAAATCTATCCAAAGCAATAGAAGAAAGCTTAAAAAAGAATAAAGATATGGAGAGTGAAAGATGA
- a CDS encoding RNA polymerase sigma factor, with product MSRNYKTSKKNRVNYIYYSANGQTVEVKPNQEGVTDTIIATLHKMDDLEVDANRREAYHAPVHFDSYQGKDEEDVAERNSYLIDPTSNPMESIIQSIEEEEHEKKLDKLRIAIETLKPQQKELIQKVFYEKRTNVDIAREEGVSETAIRNRLKRIYENLRKKI from the coding sequence ATGTCAAGAAACTACAAGACGAGTAAGAAAAATCGTGTTAACTACATTTATTATTCAGCTAATGGACAAACAGTAGAAGTCAAACCAAACCAAGAAGGTGTAACAGATACAATAATTGCTACACTTCATAAAATGGACGACTTAGAGGTAGATGCTAACCGCCGTGAGGCTTATCACGCTCCAGTTCATTTTGATTCATATCAAGGCAAAGATGAAGAGGATGTGGCTGAGCGCAATTCTTACCTTATTGATCCTACATCTAATCCAATGGAAAGCATAATCCAGTCTATAGAAGAAGAAGAGCATGAGAAGAAGTTAGACAAGCTAAGGATAGCAATTGAAACTTTAAAACCCCAACAGAAGGAATTAATCCAAAAGGTATTCTATGAAAAACGTACTAATGTTGATATTGCAAGGGAAGAAGGTGTTTCTGAAACGGCTATTAGAAATCGACTAAAAAGAATTTATGAAAATCTTCGTAAAAAAATCTAA
- a CDS encoding rRNA biogenesis protein rrp5 encodes MSKIKLLVDVAEDMHSLADSIQAVCDAMLGDELLDDNKQTTAIKDKEVKKKEKPTVKEIKLEDVRAVLAEKSQAGMTAKVREIIQKHGAEKLSEIEPKYYADILKEAEGLINE; translated from the coding sequence GTGAGTAAAATTAAACTGTTGGTTGATGTGGCTGAAGATATGCACTCTTTAGCTGATAGCATACAAGCTGTCTGTGATGCAATGCTAGGTGATGAACTTCTTGATGATAATAAACAGACTACAGCTATTAAAGATAAAGAAGTTAAAAAGAAAGAAAAGCCAACTGTTAAGGAAATTAAGCTTGAAGATGTAAGGGCAGTTCTTGCAGAAAAAAGTCAAGCTGGAATGACTGCCAAAGTACGAGAAATCATTCAGAAGCATGGTGCAGAAAAGTTAAGTGAAATAGAACCTAAATACTATGCTGATATTTTAAAAGAGGCGGAGGGACTTATAAATGAGTAG